From the genome of Deltaproteobacteria bacterium, one region includes:
- the tuf gene encoding elongation factor Tu, protein MSKEKFQRTKPHVNVGTIGHIDHGKTTLTAALTAVLAKKGLAQSVAFDQIDKAPEERERGITIATAHVEYESPVRHYAHVDCPGHADYVKNMITGAAQMDGAILVVSAADGPMPQTREHILLARQVGVPYIVVCLNKCDMVDDPELLDLVELEVRELLTKYGFPGEKTPMVRCSALKALEGDATWEEGLLKLVAAVDEWIPTPERPREKPFMMAVEDVFSISGRGTVVTGRVERGVVKVSEEVEIVGIRPTQKTVITGVEMFRKLLDQGEAGDNVGLLLRGTKREEVERGQVVCKPGSITPHTKFKAEVYILTKEEGGRHTPFFKGYRPQFYFRTTDVTGIVELPEGVEMVMPGDNANLVVDLITPIAMEKELRFAIREGGRTVGAGVVTEILV, encoded by the coding sequence ATGTCGAAAGAAAAGTTTCAGCGGACGAAGCCGCACGTGAATGTGGGGACGATCGGGCATATTGATCACGGCAAGACGACCTTAACGGCGGCGTTGACGGCGGTGTTGGCGAAGAAGGGGCTGGCGCAGTCGGTGGCGTTCGATCAGATCGACAAGGCGCCGGAAGAGCGGGAGCGGGGGATCACGATCGCGACGGCGCACGTGGAGTACGAATCGCCGGTGCGGCATTATGCGCACGTGGATTGTCCGGGGCATGCCGACTACGTGAAGAACATGATCACCGGGGCGGCGCAGATGGACGGGGCGATCTTGGTGGTGAGCGCGGCGGACGGTCCGATGCCGCAGACGCGGGAGCACATCTTGTTGGCGCGGCAAGTGGGCGTGCCGTACATCGTGGTGTGTTTGAACAAATGCGACATGGTGGACGATCCGGAATTGTTGGACTTGGTGGAATTAGAAGTGCGGGAGTTGCTGACGAAGTATGGGTTTCCGGGGGAGAAGACGCCGATGGTGCGGTGTTCGGCGTTGAAGGCGTTGGAGGGGGACGCGACCTGGGAAGAGGGGTTGTTGAAGTTAGTGGCGGCGGTGGACGAATGGATTCCGACGCCGGAGCGGCCGCGGGAGAAACCGTTCATGATGGCGGTGGAAGACGTGTTCAGCATCAGCGGGCGCGGGACGGTGGTGACGGGCCGGGTAGAGCGGGGCGTCGTCAAAGTGAGTGAGGAAGTGGAGATTGTGGGGATTCGCCCGACGCAGAAGACGGTGATTACGGGCGTGGAGATGTTCCGGAAGTTGTTGGATCAAGGAGAGGCCGGGGACAACGTGGGCTTGTTGTTGCGCGGAACGAAGCGGGAAGAGGTGGAGCGCGGGCAGGTCGTGTGTAAGCCCGGGAGCATCACGCCGCACACGAAGTTCAAGGCGGAAGTGTACATTTTGACGAAAGAAGAAGGGGGCCGGCACACGCCGTTTTTCAAGGGGTATCGGCCGCAGTTTTATTTTCGGACGACGGACGTGACGGGGATCGTGGAGTTGCCGGAAGGGGTGGAGATGGTGATGCCGGGGGACAATGCGAACCTGGTGGTGGACCTGATCACGCCGATCGCGATGGAGAAGGAATTGCGGTTTGCGATCCGCGAAGGCGGCCGGACCGTGGGTGCGGGCGTCGTCACGGAAATTTTGGTGTAA